A region of Oryctolagus cuniculus chromosome 3, mOryCun1.1, whole genome shotgun sequence DNA encodes the following proteins:
- the LOC108177184 gene encoding large ribosomal subunit protein uL23 gives MAPKAKKEAPAPPKVEAKVKALKAKKAVLKGVHSHKKKKIRTSPTFRRPKTLRLRRQPKYPRKSAPRRNKLDHYAIIKFPLTTESAMKKIEDNNTLVFIVDVKANKHQIKQAVKKLYDIDVAKVNTLIRPDGEKKAYVRLAPDYDALDVANKIGII, from the coding sequence atggcgccgaaggcgaagaaggaagctcctgcccctcctaaagtcgaagccaaagtgaaggccttgaaggccaagaaggcagtgctgaaaggcgtccacagccacaagaagaagaagatccgCACGTCCCCCACCTTCCGGCGGCCCAAGACGCTACGCCTCCGACGGCAGCCCAAATACCCTCGGAAGAgcgcccccaggagaaacaagcttgaccactatgccatcatcaagttccccctgaccacggagtcggccatgaagaagatagaagacaacaacacactggtgttcattgtggatgtcaaggccaacaagcaccagatcaaacaagctgtgaagaaactctatgacattgatgtggccaaagtcaacaccctgatcagaCCTGACGGAGAGAAGAAGGCGTATGTGCGGCTGGCTCCGGACTATGATGCTCTGGacgttgccaacaaaattgggatcatctga